The Lysobacter oculi genomic sequence CACCCTGTTCGCGCAGGCCCGCGCGGTGCTGCACTGGCGTGCCGGCCACCGTTTCTGCCCGAGCTGCGGCACGGCGCTGGCGTTCTCGCGCGGCGGCTGGCAGGGCGACTGCGCGAACTGTGGCCGCGTCGAATACCCGGCGTACCGACCCGGCGGTGATCGTCGCCGTCAGCGATGGCGAACGACTGCTGCTGGGCCGGCAGGCATCGTGGCCGGCGCGGCGCTATTCCACGCTGGCGGGCTTCGTGGAACCCGGCGAATCGCTTGAAGCCGCCATCGCCCGCGAGGTCTGGGAAGAAAGCCGCGTGCGCGTGCGTCGCGCGCGCTATCTGGCCTCGCAGCCGTGGCCGTTCCCCGGCTCGCTGATGCTGGGCTTCGTGGCCGATGCCGAAGCCGACGCGCCGCAGACCGCGCAGGACGAGCTGGAAGACGCGCGCTGGTTCAGCCGCGACGAAGTGCGTGCCGCCCTGCTTGAAGACCGCGAGGATGCGCCGCTGCGGGTGTCGCCGCCGCTGTCGATCTCGCGCTGGCTGATCGAGCGCTGGGCCGACGGCGAACGCGCCTAGAAAATCAGAGGCCGGGAAAGCCGCCCGGTGCCAGCCAGTTGAACGGCGGCCACGGCAGGTTGCGGGCGAGCCAGTAGCTGCACAGCGCCACCAGCCAGAGCTTCGGGTTGCCGATGACGGCGCGCATGCGCGTCGCGCCCGGCAGGCGCAGGCCAGCGGCATCGAGCGCCATCCACGCGAGCAGCGGCAGGCTGATCACCAGCAGGGGATTCATGGCCAGCGCCGTGGCGACATCGCCATGGACCAGCGCATGCAACGCGCGGGTGCTGCCGCAGCCGGGGCAGTACAGCCCGGTCACGGCATGGAAGGGACAGGCCGGCAGCGGGTTGCCGGCGGCATTCGGGTTGAAGCGCAGCAGCACCGCGCCGACCGCGAGCGCACCCACGCCGAGCAGGGCGGTGGGCCATGCGCGGCGCCAGCGAAGCGGCAGTGCCGGCAGGGCGCTCACAGGACGATGCCGAGCGCCGACAGGCCGCCGAAGAACAGCACCCAGAGCAGCAGGCCGACCAGCGGCGAGAACGTCGCGGCCAGTGCCCAGTTGCGTGCCTTCTCCGAGGCTTCGAT encodes the following:
- a CDS encoding DUF2752 domain-containing protein, which encodes MPALPLRWRRAWPTALLGVGALAVGAVLLRFNPNAAGNPLPACPFHAVTGLYCPGCGSTRALHALVHGDVATALAMNPLLVISLPLLAWMALDAAGLRLPGATRMRAVIGNPKLWLVALCSYWLARNLPWPPFNWLAPGGFPGL